One genomic region from Streptomyces sp. NBC_01304 encodes:
- the ectA gene encoding diaminobutyrate acetyltransferase has product MTAGQAELLLDIPKVEDGAALWRIARDSKTLDLNSSYSYLLWCRDFAGTSVVARDEQGEPVGFITGYIRPERPQTLLVWQVAVDSEYRGRGLAGSMLDGLAQRVGITHGLRTIETTITPGNTASERLFTSFAERHGAPCAREVLFGVEDFPDGAAHDPEVLYRIGPLTSPAA; this is encoded by the coding sequence ATGACCGCTGGACAAGCAGAATTGCTTCTGGACATCCCGAAGGTGGAGGACGGAGCCGCGCTGTGGCGCATTGCGCGTGACTCGAAGACCCTCGATCTGAACTCTTCGTACAGCTATCTCCTGTGGTGCCGTGACTTCGCCGGCACCTCAGTGGTGGCACGCGACGAGCAGGGCGAGCCGGTCGGGTTCATCACCGGCTACATCCGACCCGAGCGCCCGCAGACGCTCCTGGTCTGGCAGGTGGCCGTGGACTCCGAGTACCGCGGCCGGGGCCTCGCCGGCTCCATGCTCGACGGGCTCGCGCAGCGGGTCGGCATCACGCACGGCCTGCGGACGATCGAGACCACGATCACCCCGGGCAACACCGCCTCCGAGCGTCTGTTCACCTCGTTCGCCGAACGGCACGGCGCCCCCTGCGCCCGCGAAGTCCTGTTCGGCGTCGAAGACTTCCCCGACGGCGCGGCACACGACCCCGAAGTGCTGTACCGCATCGGCCCCCTGACCTCCCCCGCTGCCTGA
- the cbiE gene encoding precorrin-6y C5,15-methyltransferase (decarboxylating) subunit CbiE: MTGLTGMTGVTSISVVGTGTGAPLEPAALRLLDAATLVVGGRRHLDAAAQLCTRVEQVEQVVLGPLAPALETIAKHLAAAASGDCGHSGDPGDSGDSEERARVVVLASGDPGFFGIVRALAERFGADALDVRPGVSSVATAFARAGLPWDDAVVVSAHGRELRTAVNVCRAHPKTAILTGPGAGPAELGAELVHRAANRTLVVASSLGDPEHERIERVTPAQAAERDWGPAVSVVLCLDEARTLSPVRTVAGPRPTPGRWALDEDEFGHRDSMITKFEVRALALARLGPRLGDFVWDVGAGSGSVAVECARFGAAVVAVEKTGDGIERIRANAAAHGVDVRTVHGSAPTVLSHLADPDAVFIGGGGAELPSIVKVCARRARRTVVVALAALDRVPAVRGALAEAGFLCDGVLLQSSRLAPLPGDVTRLAATNPVFVLWGDRPTTPLQEGAVE, encoded by the coding sequence ATGACCGGCCTGACCGGCATGACCGGCGTCACGAGCATCAGTGTCGTCGGTACGGGGACGGGGGCGCCCCTCGAACCGGCCGCCCTGCGCCTCCTCGACGCCGCCACGCTCGTGGTGGGCGGGCGGCGGCATCTGGACGCGGCCGCGCAGCTGTGCACGCGGGTGGAGCAGGTCGAGCAGGTCGTACTCGGGCCGCTCGCCCCGGCGTTGGAGACGATCGCCAAGCATCTGGCCGCAGCTGCTTCCGGGGATTGCGGGCATTCCGGCGATCCCGGCGATTCCGGCGATTCCGAGGAGCGGGCGCGAGTGGTCGTGCTCGCCTCCGGGGATCCCGGGTTCTTCGGGATCGTGCGGGCGCTGGCGGAGCGTTTCGGTGCGGACGCGCTGGACGTACGTCCCGGAGTGTCGTCCGTCGCCACCGCGTTCGCGCGGGCCGGGCTGCCCTGGGACGACGCCGTCGTGGTGAGCGCGCACGGCCGTGAGCTGCGTACGGCCGTCAACGTATGCCGTGCGCATCCGAAGACCGCGATCCTGACCGGTCCCGGGGCCGGGCCCGCGGAGCTCGGTGCGGAGTTGGTGCACCGGGCCGCGAACCGGACGCTGGTCGTGGCCAGTTCGCTCGGCGATCCGGAGCACGAGCGGATCGAGCGGGTGACCCCCGCGCAGGCCGCAGAGCGCGACTGGGGCCCCGCGGTCAGTGTGGTCCTCTGCCTGGACGAGGCGAGGACCCTCTCGCCGGTACGTACCGTCGCCGGGCCGCGGCCCACTCCTGGGCGGTGGGCCCTGGACGAGGACGAGTTCGGGCATCGCGACTCGATGATCACCAAGTTCGAGGTGCGGGCGCTGGCGCTGGCCCGGCTCGGACCCCGGCTCGGGGACTTCGTGTGGGACGTGGGCGCCGGGAGCGGGTCGGTGGCCGTGGAGTGTGCGCGGTTCGGGGCGGCCGTCGTGGCCGTGGAGAAGACCGGCGACGGGATCGAGCGGATCCGCGCCAACGCGGCCGCTCATGGGGTCGATGTGCGGACCGTGCACGGGTCGGCGCCGACGGTGCTGTCCCATCTCGCGGATCCGGACGCGGTGTTCATCGGCGGTGGGGGCGCCGAGCTGCCCTCGATCGTGAAGGTGTGCGCCCGGCGGGCGCGCCGGACCGTGGTGGTGGCGCTGGCCGCGCTGGACCGGGTGCCGGCGGTGCGGGGCGCTCTCGCGGAGGCGGGGTTCTTGTGTGACGGGGTGCTGCTGCAGTCTTCGCGGCTGGCGCCCTTGCCGGGGGATGTGACGCGGCTCGCCGCGACCAATCCGGTGTTCGTGTTGTGGGGCGATCGCCCCACAACTCCCTTGCAAGAAGGAGCAGTTGAGTGA
- a CDS encoding SCO1860 family LAETG-anchored protein codes for MNSNTFRMPARRMPARRLVTAAAATAMAAGPAVLLGAGSAHATGGHGEGKASAVVLRAGLDVSLLNKTVQVPLNASLNEVQAPRSSERTALTVKLDGVDQGRPFSLLRADVATAKATVDKHRAEGYSNLAHAKVHVPGLPLLSVIEVEKVTSKAVCEAGKRPVAESNLLGAVTVLGKKVTLSTGGTTRVEVPGVGEVRLDLSKTHTTSRTAAAAALELKVSINPLKLNVAEVEGTVTLAGATCESPAAPPKKEPVVKPQGGAVPAAEQNLAETGGNSMTPYLAGGAVVLLAAGGGALMLARGRSRG; via the coding sequence ATGAACAGCAACACCTTCCGCATGCCCGCACGCCGCATGCCCGCACGCCGCCTCGTGACCGCCGCGGCCGCGACGGCCATGGCCGCAGGGCCCGCGGTACTGCTCGGCGCCGGCTCCGCCCATGCCACGGGCGGCCACGGCGAGGGCAAGGCGAGCGCGGTCGTGCTCCGCGCCGGGCTCGACGTCTCCCTGCTCAACAAGACCGTCCAGGTCCCCCTGAACGCCTCGCTCAACGAGGTGCAGGCGCCCAGGAGTTCGGAGCGGACCGCCCTGACCGTCAAGCTCGACGGGGTCGACCAGGGCCGCCCGTTCAGCCTGCTGCGGGCCGACGTCGCCACCGCGAAGGCCACCGTCGACAAGCACCGGGCGGAGGGCTACAGCAACCTCGCGCACGCCAAGGTCCATGTGCCCGGCCTGCCCCTGCTCTCCGTCATCGAGGTCGAGAAGGTCACCTCCAAGGCGGTCTGCGAGGCGGGCAAGCGGCCCGTCGCCGAGTCCAACCTGCTCGGTGCCGTGACCGTCCTCGGCAAGAAGGTCACGCTCTCCACCGGCGGCACGACCCGGGTCGAGGTCCCCGGCGTCGGCGAGGTCCGCCTCGACCTGTCCAAGACCCACACCACCTCGCGCACGGCCGCGGCCGCCGCGCTCGAACTCAAGGTGTCCATCAACCCGTTGAAGCTGAACGTCGCCGAGGTCGAGGGCACCGTCACGCTCGCCGGCGCCACCTGCGAGTCGCCCGCCGCGCCGCCGAAGAAGGAGCCCGTGGTCAAGCCCCAGGGGGGTGCGGTGCCCGCCGCCGAGCAGAACCTCGCCGAGACCGGCGGCAACTCCATGACGCCGTACCTCGCGGGCGGCGCCGTGGTGCTGCTCGCGGCGGGCGGCGGGGCGCTGATGCTGGCGCGGGGCCGCAGCCGGGGCTGA
- a CDS encoding pyridoxal-phosphate-dependent aminotransferase family protein — translation MTHPFLDLPPMTAAQFAAIEDRVARLLATEQDVVIMQGEALLPLEGCIRSAARPGTVALNLITGPYGQTFGNWLRDCGAEVIDLAVPFHTAVTAAQVEEAFAARPDIDFVSLVHAEAATGNTNPVAEIGAVVRTHGALFYLDAVASVGAEPLLPDAWGVDLCVIGAQKAMGGPAGVSAALVSERAWQRFADSPQAPRRSYLSLLDWKERWVDGGRKALPHAPAQLEMLALDACLERIEADGLDAVMARHASAAAATRAGAVALGKGLEPYVYEEADAAPVATTLRTPAGIDASELVAKALSGHPGLPLVAGGGALAKEMIRVNHYGPDASLEVVRDSLAALAAALDATA, via the coding sequence GTGACGCACCCCTTCCTCGACCTGCCCCCGATGACCGCCGCGCAGTTCGCCGCGATCGAGGACCGGGTGGCCCGGCTGCTCGCCACCGAGCAGGACGTCGTGATCATGCAGGGCGAGGCGCTGCTCCCCCTGGAGGGCTGCATCCGCTCGGCCGCCCGGCCGGGGACGGTGGCCCTGAACCTGATCACCGGGCCGTACGGGCAGACCTTCGGCAACTGGCTGCGGGACTGCGGCGCCGAGGTGATCGACCTCGCCGTGCCGTTCCACACGGCGGTCACCGCCGCGCAGGTCGAGGAGGCCTTCGCGGCCCGCCCGGACATCGACTTCGTCTCCCTGGTGCACGCGGAGGCCGCGACCGGCAACACCAACCCGGTCGCGGAGATCGGTGCGGTCGTACGCACCCACGGCGCACTCTTCTACCTGGACGCGGTCGCCTCGGTGGGCGCCGAGCCGCTGCTGCCCGACGCGTGGGGCGTGGACCTGTGCGTGATCGGGGCGCAGAAGGCGATGGGCGGTCCGGCCGGGGTGTCGGCCGCGCTGGTGAGCGAGCGGGCCTGGCAGCGGTTCGCGGACAGCCCGCAGGCGCCGCGCCGTTCCTACCTCTCGCTCCTGGACTGGAAGGAGCGCTGGGTCGACGGCGGCCGCAAGGCGCTGCCGCACGCCCCGGCGCAGCTGGAGATGCTCGCCCTCGACGCCTGCCTGGAGCGGATCGAGGCCGATGGCCTGGATGCCGTGATGGCGCGGCACGCGAGCGCCGCCGCGGCGACGCGGGCCGGGGCGGTGGCGCTGGGCAAGGGACTCGAGCCGTATGTGTACGAGGAGGCGGACGCGGCACCGGTCGCGACGACCCTGCGCACCCCGGCGGGCATCGATGCGTCCGAGCTCGTGGCCAAGGCCCTGAGCGGGCATCCCGGACTGCCGCTGGTGGCGGGCGGGGGCGCGCTGGCCAAGGAAATGATCCGGGTGAATCACTACGGGCCCGACGCGAGCCTCGAGGTCGTGCGGGACAGCCTCGCGGCCCTTGCCGCCGCCCTCGACGCCACGGCGTAA
- a CDS encoding sirohydrochlorin chelatase translates to MTTAPALLIAGHGTRDEAGAEAFRDFVRTLGERHPELPVAGGFIELSPPPLGEAVAELVERGVTRFAAVPLMLVSAGHAKGDIPAALTREKERHPGISYTYGRPLGPHPSLLKVLERRLDEALGESVRSPEDRADVTVLLVGRGSTDPDANAEVHKAARLLWEGRGYAGVETAFVSLAAPDVPSGLDRCVKLGAKRVVVLPYFLFTGILPDRVRQQTEGWASAHPEVEVRSANVIGPEPELLDLVMERYREAVKGDLRMNCDSCVYRIALPGFEDKVGLPQQPHFHPDDDGHDHGHGHGHGGHGHHGHHHGGHAHAH, encoded by the coding sequence GTGACCACCGCACCGGCCCTGTTGATCGCAGGCCACGGCACCAGGGACGAGGCGGGCGCCGAGGCCTTCCGGGACTTCGTCCGTACGTTGGGTGAGCGTCACCCCGAACTGCCCGTCGCGGGCGGCTTCATCGAGCTGTCGCCGCCGCCGCTGGGCGAGGCCGTGGCCGAGCTGGTGGAGCGGGGCGTGACGCGGTTCGCCGCGGTGCCGCTGATGCTGGTGTCGGCGGGGCACGCCAAGGGCGACATCCCGGCGGCGCTGACCCGCGAGAAGGAGCGGCACCCGGGGATCTCGTACACCTACGGCCGCCCCCTTGGCCCGCACCCGAGCCTGCTGAAGGTCCTTGAGCGGCGGCTCGACGAGGCGCTCGGCGAGAGCGTCCGCTCGCCCGAGGACCGGGCCGACGTCACGGTCCTGCTGGTGGGGCGCGGCTCGACCGACCCGGACGCCAACGCCGAAGTACACAAGGCGGCAAGGCTGTTGTGGGAGGGGCGTGGGTACGCGGGCGTCGAGACCGCGTTCGTGTCGCTCGCGGCGCCGGACGTGCCGAGCGGGCTCGACCGGTGCGTGAAGCTCGGGGCCAAGCGTGTCGTCGTCCTGCCGTACTTCCTGTTCACCGGGATCCTGCCGGACCGCGTACGGCAGCAGACCGAGGGCTGGGCGTCCGCGCACCCGGAGGTCGAGGTGCGGTCGGCGAACGTCATCGGCCCCGAGCCGGAGCTCCTGGACCTGGTGATGGAGCGCTACCGGGAGGCGGTCAAGGGCGATCTGCGGATGAACTGCGACTCGTGCGTGTACCGCATCGCGCTGCCCGGCTTCGAGGACAAGGTGGGCCTGCCGCAGCAGCCGCACTTCCACCCGGACGACGACGGGCACGACCACGGACACGGACACGGACACGGCGGGCACGGTCACCACGGACACCACCACGGCGGTCATGCACACGCACACTGA
- a CDS encoding precorrin-8X methylmutase, which yields MNRIVHPIEQESFRRLRTRLDTSHFAPMTRAVVERVIHSAADLEYADDLVTDEDSLVRGHKALHAGAPVVVDVEMVAAGITRRETVCHLKDAKSGPGLTRSAHAIRLAYEQVGPGALWVIGCAPTALEELLTLDAEPALVIGLPVGFVGAAESKLALRESGLPAVSNVSEKGGSAVAAAALNALLYHPTSEENA from the coding sequence GTGAACCGCATCGTCCACCCCATCGAGCAGGAGTCCTTCCGCCGGCTCCGCACCCGCCTGGACACCTCCCACTTCGCGCCCATGACGAGGGCGGTCGTGGAGCGGGTCATCCATTCCGCGGCCGACCTGGAATACGCGGACGATCTCGTGACCGACGAGGACTCCCTCGTACGCGGCCACAAGGCGCTGCACGCCGGCGCCCCCGTCGTGGTCGATGTCGAGATGGTCGCCGCGGGCATCACCAGGCGCGAGACCGTCTGTCACCTCAAGGACGCCAAGTCCGGCCCTGGGCTGACCCGTTCGGCACACGCGATCCGGCTCGCGTACGAGCAGGTCGGGCCCGGAGCGCTCTGGGTGATCGGCTGTGCGCCGACCGCCCTGGAGGAACTGCTCACCCTCGATGCCGAGCCCGCGCTCGTCATCGGCCTGCCGGTCGGCTTCGTCGGCGCCGCCGAGTCGAAGCTGGCGCTGCGCGAGAGCGGACTGCCCGCCGTCAGCAACGTATCCGAGAAGGGCGGCTCCGCCGTCGCCGCGGCGGCGCTCAACGCCCTGCTGTACCACCCCACTTCCGAGGAGAACGCGTGA
- the cobJ gene encoding precorrin-3B C(17)-methyltransferase: protein MIGLISATAAGARARARLVAAWPGRVKAYDGPVGDAVRLAFGECSQVVCFLATGATVRLVAPLLSDKASDPGVVCVDEGGRFAVALLGGHGGGANALALAVADVLGAQAVVTTATDSVGTAGLDMLGLPVEGDVAGVGRAILDGSEVVLDAEASWPLPPLAPNVRHAAPSPAPTLPQGAREPGGVGVPRIRVTDQVVPLADREVVLRPPSLVVGVGASKNAPVEEVLGLVRGALADAGLSSASVAEIATVEAKAEEPGIVAAAEAFGVPLVTYAAEELAGVDVPNPSGAPLAAVGTPSVAEAAALARGGELIVPKRKSAPEGRAAMATCAVVRRAPRGRLAVVGLGPGARDLLTPRAKDELRRASVLVGLDQYVDQIRDLLRPGTRILESGLGAEEERARTAVAEAAKGQAVALIGSGDAGVYAMASPALAEASDDIDVVGVPGVTAALAAGAILGAPLGHDHVSISLSDLHTPWEVIERRVRAAAEADIVVTFYNPRSRGRDWQLPKALGILAEHREPGTPVGVVRNASRPDESSRVATLGTLDPAIVDMMTVVTVGNTATRNIAGRMVTPRGYRWQHGETGRETPEESA, encoded by the coding sequence GTGATCGGCCTCATCTCCGCCACCGCGGCGGGTGCGCGTGCGCGGGCTCGGCTCGTGGCGGCTTGGCCCGGCCGGGTCAAGGCGTACGACGGGCCCGTCGGGGATGCCGTGCGGCTTGCCTTCGGCGAGTGTTCGCAGGTGGTGTGCTTCTTGGCCACCGGGGCGACGGTTCGGCTCGTCGCGCCGCTGCTCTCGGACAAGGCTTCCGATCCCGGTGTCGTCTGCGTCGACGAGGGCGGGCGGTTTGCGGTTGCCCTGCTGGGCGGGCATGGGGGTGGGGCCAATGCGCTGGCCCTGGCCGTCGCGGATGTGCTGGGGGCGCAGGCCGTGGTGACCACGGCGACGGACTCCGTCGGTACGGCTGGGCTGGACATGCTCGGGCTGCCGGTCGAGGGGGATGTGGCTGGGGTCGGGCGGGCCATCCTGGACGGGTCGGAGGTGGTCCTGGACGCCGAGGCGTCCTGGCCTCTGCCACCGTTGGCGCCGAACGTACGGCATGCGGCACCTTCGCCTGCGCCCACCCTCCCCCAGGGCGCACGGGAGCCCGGGGGCGTCGGGGTGCCGCGCATCAGGGTCACCGATCAGGTCGTCCCCCTCGCCGACCGTGAAGTCGTCCTCCGCCCGCCCTCCCTCGTGGTCGGCGTGGGCGCCAGCAAGAATGCCCCCGTCGAGGAAGTGCTCGGGCTCGTCCGGGGGGCGTTGGCTGATGCGGGGCTCTCCTCCGCCTCCGTCGCCGAGATCGCCACCGTCGAGGCCAAGGCCGAGGAGCCCGGGATCGTGGCGGCCGCCGAGGCCTTCGGTGTGCCCCTCGTGACGTACGCCGCCGAGGAGTTGGCGGGTGTCGACGTGCCGAATCCGTCCGGTGCTCCTCTCGCAGCCGTGGGTACGCCCTCCGTCGCCGAGGCCGCTGCGCTCGCGCGAGGCGGCGAACTCATCGTCCCCAAGCGGAAGTCGGCCCCCGAAGGCCGGGCCGCCATGGCCACCTGTGCCGTCGTGCGGCGGGCCCCGCGTGGCCGCCTTGCCGTGGTCGGGCTCGGTCCGGGTGCGAGGGATCTGCTCACGCCCCGCGCCAAGGACGAGCTGCGCCGGGCCTCGGTGCTCGTCGGGCTCGATCAGTACGTGGACCAGATCCGGGACCTGCTCCGGCCGGGCACGAGGATCCTGGAGTCCGGCCTGGGCGCCGAGGAGGAGCGGGCCCGTACCGCCGTCGCCGAGGCCGCCAAGGGGCAGGCCGTCGCGCTCATCGGCTCCGGGGACGCGGGCGTGTACGCCATGGCCTCGCCCGCCCTTGCCGAGGCAAGCGACGACATCGACGTCGTCGGGGTGCCCGGCGTGACCGCCGCGCTCGCCGCCGGGGCCATCCTCGGGGCACCCCTCGGCCATGACCACGTGTCGATCAGTCTCTCCGACCTGCACACCCCGTGGGAGGTCATCGAGCGCCGGGTCAGGGCCGCGGCCGAGGCGGACATCGTCGTGACGTTCTACAACCCGCGCAGCCGCGGCCGCGACTGGCAGCTGCCCAAGGCCCTCGGCATCCTCGCCGAGCACCGCGAGCCCGGCACTCCCGTCGGAGTCGTACGCAACGCCTCGCGCCCTGACGAGAGTTCACGGGTCGCGACGCTCGGCACGCTGGACCCGGCCATCGTCGACATGATGACCGTCGTCACGGTCGGCAACACCGCGACCCGGAACATCGCCGGCCGCATGGTGACCCCGCGCGGCTACCGCTGGCAGCACGGCGAGACGGGCCGCGAGACCCCCGAGGAGTCGGCGTGA
- the cobM gene encoding precorrin-4 C(11)-methyltransferase: MADATTGKVTIVGAGPGAADLLTFRAARAIADADIVIWAASLVQAEVLEHAREGAEILDSATMSLEDVMAVYERAQAEALRVARIHSGDPALWGGTQEQVDRCAELGIEVEIIPGVSAFSAVAALAQRELTIPEVAQSVILTRLGGGKTPMPPGEEVREFAKHGTTMALFLSAARSGQLARELLEGGYPTSTPVVVAYQATWPEELLVRCTVGTLEETVKEHKLWKHTLFLVGPALGASGTRSHLYHPGHFHGFRKADPEARKSLRSQGAKP, encoded by the coding sequence ATGGCCGATGCCACGACCGGCAAGGTGACCATCGTCGGCGCCGGACCCGGCGCCGCCGACCTGCTGACCTTCCGCGCCGCGCGCGCCATCGCGGACGCCGACATCGTGATCTGGGCGGCCAGCCTGGTGCAGGCCGAGGTCCTTGAGCACGCGAGGGAAGGGGCCGAGATCCTGGACTCCGCCACGATGTCGCTCGAGGACGTCATGGCCGTGTACGAGCGGGCTCAGGCGGAAGCCCTGCGGGTGGCCAGGATCCACTCCGGCGACCCGGCGCTGTGGGGCGGCACCCAGGAGCAGGTCGACCGGTGTGCGGAGCTCGGCATCGAGGTGGAGATCATTCCGGGTGTCTCGGCGTTCTCGGCCGTCGCCGCCCTCGCCCAGCGCGAGCTGACCATCCCCGAGGTCGCGCAGTCCGTGATCCTGACGCGCCTGGGCGGCGGCAAGACGCCGATGCCGCCCGGCGAGGAGGTCCGCGAGTTCGCCAAGCACGGCACGACGATGGCGCTCTTCCTGTCCGCCGCACGCTCCGGGCAGCTGGCCCGTGAGCTGCTCGAGGGCGGCTATCCGACGTCGACGCCCGTCGTGGTCGCGTACCAGGCGACCTGGCCGGAGGAGCTGCTCGTGCGCTGCACGGTCGGCACGCTGGAGGAGACGGTGAAGGAGCACAAGCTCTGGAAGCACACCCTCTTCCTGGTCGGCCCGGCCCTCGGCGCCTCCGGGACGCGTTCGCACCTGTACCACCCGGGGCACTTCCACGGCTTCCGCAAGGCCGATCCCGAGGCCCGCAAGTCGCTGCGCAGTCAAGGCGCGAAGCCATGA
- a CDS encoding group I truncated hemoglobin: MDKLSIFERIGGEPAVAAVVDVFYQRVLADEQLARYFADTDFAALKAHQRSFIGHALGATTSYDGRAMGDAHAELDITEGDFDRVVGHLAVALADCGVDQATIADIALALVPLKGAIVTG; this comes from the coding sequence ATGGACAAGCTGAGCATCTTCGAGCGCATCGGCGGTGAGCCCGCCGTCGCCGCGGTGGTGGACGTCTTCTACCAACGGGTCCTCGCGGACGAGCAGTTGGCCCGCTACTTCGCCGACACCGACTTCGCCGCGCTCAAGGCGCACCAGCGCAGCTTCATCGGCCACGCCCTCGGTGCCACCACGTCCTACGACGGACGCGCCATGGGCGACGCCCACGCCGAACTCGACATCACCGAGGGCGACTTCGACCGGGTCGTCGGCCACCTCGCGGTCGCCCTCGCCGACTGCGGAGTGGACCAGGCCACCATCGCCGACATCGCCCTTGCGCTGGTGCCGCTGAAGGGCGCCATCGTCACCGGCTGA
- a CDS encoding amidohydrolase family protein codes for MSDQGVLRVKGRVLVGPEDVRDKLWVIGGRISYERPAGTRDVTTVEGWALPGLVDAHCHVGLDQHGPVAPDVAEKQALTDREAGTLLLRDAGSPSDTRWIDDREDLPKIIRAGRHIARTRRYIRNYAYEIEPEDLVAYVAQEARRGDGWVKLVGDWIDRGTGDLSACWPRAEVEAAIAEAHRLGVRVTAHCFAENSLRDLVEAGIDCVEHATGLTEDTIPLFAERGVAIVPTLVNIQTFPRLAEAGDAKFPIWADHMRRLYDRRYDTVRAAFDAGVPVFVGTDAGGALAHGLAAAEVAELTKAGIPALDALSATTWGARQWLGRHGLEEGAPADLVVYDADPRADVRVLADPRRIVLNGRVVG; via the coding sequence ATGAGCGATCAGGGCGTGCTGCGGGTGAAGGGGCGGGTCCTCGTCGGGCCCGAGGACGTACGGGACAAACTGTGGGTGATCGGGGGACGGATCTCGTACGAGCGGCCCGCAGGCACCCGCGACGTGACGACCGTCGAGGGCTGGGCGCTGCCCGGCCTGGTCGACGCGCACTGCCATGTGGGGCTCGACCAGCACGGCCCGGTCGCGCCCGATGTCGCCGAGAAGCAGGCGCTCACCGACCGGGAGGCCGGCACCCTGCTCCTGCGCGACGCGGGCTCGCCCTCCGACACCCGCTGGATCGACGACCGCGAGGACCTGCCGAAGATCATCAGGGCCGGGCGGCACATCGCCCGCACCCGCCGTTACATCCGCAACTACGCGTACGAGATCGAGCCCGAGGACCTCGTCGCGTACGTCGCCCAGGAGGCGCGGCGCGGCGACGGCTGGGTCAAGCTCGTCGGCGACTGGATCGACCGCGGCACCGGGGACCTCTCCGCGTGCTGGCCGCGCGCCGAGGTCGAGGCCGCCATCGCCGAGGCGCACCGCCTCGGCGTCCGGGTCACCGCGCACTGCTTCGCCGAGAACTCGCTGCGGGACCTGGTGGAGGCGGGCATCGACTGCGTCGAGCACGCGACCGGCCTGACCGAGGACACCATCCCGCTCTTCGCCGAGCGGGGCGTGGCGATCGTGCCGACCCTCGTGAACATCCAGACCTTCCCCAGGCTCGCCGAGGCCGGGGACGCCAAGTTCCCGATCTGGGCCGACCACATGCGCCGCCTGTACGACCGCCGTTACGACACCGTCCGTGCGGCCTTCGACGCGGGCGTCCCGGTCTTCGTCGGCACGGACGCGGGCGGCGCCCTCGCCCACGGCCTCGCGGCGGCGGAGGTCGCCGAGCTGACCAAGGCCGGGATCCCCGCCCTGGACGCCCTCTCGGCCACCACCTGGGGGGCCAGGCAGTGGCTCGGACGGCACGGCTTGGAGGAGGGCGCACCGGCCGACCTGGTGGTGTACGACGCCGATCCGCGCGCCGATGTGCGCGTCCTTGCGGACCCCCGGCGCATCGTCCTCAACGGTAGGGTCGTCGGCTGA
- the cobC gene encoding Rv2231c family pyridoxal phosphate-dependent protein CobC encodes MHTHTEPAGAPQAHDLRHHGDAEVRGTGAALTDLAVNVRADTPPPWLREHIAASLTSLAAYPDGRAARAAVARRHGLAPERVLLTAGAAEAFVLIARAVRARRPVVVHPQFTEPEAALRDAGHEVGRVLLCAEDGFRLDPKAVPEDADLVVIGNPTNPTSVLHPAALIAELARPGRVLVVDEAFMDAVPGECEALAGRVDVPGLVVLRSLTKTWGLAGLRIGYVLAAPEMIATLERAQPLWPVSTPALAAAEACMTPRALAEAGHAAHRVAADRAHLLAGLAEFDEVTAVADAAGPFVLIRLRRADDVRERLRRLGFAARRGDTFPGLGPEWLRLAVRDRATTGRFLQALDQALCLTSR; translated from the coding sequence ATGCACACGCACACTGAACCGGCCGGGGCCCCTCAGGCGCATGACCTGCGCCACCACGGGGACGCCGAAGTCCGGGGCACCGGCGCGGCGTTGACCGATCTCGCGGTCAACGTCCGCGCGGACACTCCCCCGCCCTGGCTGCGCGAGCACATCGCCGCCTCGCTGACCTCCCTCGCCGCCTACCCGGACGGCCGGGCGGCGCGGGCGGCGGTGGCGCGGCGACACGGGCTCGCGCCGGAGCGGGTGCTGCTCACGGCGGGGGCGGCGGAGGCGTTCGTGCTCATCGCGCGGGCGGTGCGGGCGCGGCGGCCCGTGGTCGTGCATCCGCAGTTCACCGAGCCGGAGGCGGCGCTGCGGGACGCGGGGCACGAGGTCGGGCGGGTGCTGCTGTGCGCCGAGGACGGCTTCCGGCTCGACCCGAAGGCCGTGCCCGAGGACGCCGATCTGGTCGTCATCGGCAATCCGACCAACCCGACGTCGGTGCTGCATCCGGCCGCCCTCATCGCCGAACTCGCCCGCCCCGGGCGGGTGTTGGTGGTCGACGAGGCCTTCATGGACGCGGTGCCGGGCGAGTGCGAGGCGTTGGCCGGGCGGGTGGACGTGCCGGGTCTGGTGGTGCTGCGGAGCCTCACCAAGACGTGGGGGCTTGCGGGGCTGCGAATCGGATACGTTCTCGCCGCCCCGGAGATGATCGCCACCCTTGAGCGGGCCCAGCCGTTGTGGCCGGTGTCGACTCCGGCGCTCGCGGCGGCCGAGGCGTGCATGACGCCGCGCGCCCTCGCGGAGGCGGGGCATGCGGCGCATCGGGTGGCCGCCGACCGGGCCCATCTCCTCGCCGGGCTCGCGGAGTTCGACGAGGTGACTGCCGTGGCGGACGCGGCGGGCCCGTTCGTGCTGATCCGGCTGCGCCGCGCGGACGACGTACGGGAACGGCTGCGCCGGCTCGGGTTCGCGGCACGGCGCGGCGACACGTTTCCGGGCCTCGGCCCCGAGTGGCTGCGGCTCGCGGTGCGGGACCGGGCGACCACGGGGCGGTTTCTGCAGGCCCTCGACCAGGCGCTGTGCCTGACGAGCCGCTGA